A region of Domibacillus sp. DTU_2020_1001157_1_SI_ALB_TIR_016 DNA encodes the following proteins:
- a CDS encoding methyl-accepting chemotaxis protein, whose translation MVEVAKAATNIIKRQSTITSMASSLQQMAVNLNERAHLGIVENENLLQSIDGITEESIKNSQTLTALQKQSEDIQSIVRTIREIAAQTNLLAINVAIEAARAGEHGRTFDVVAKEVRKLSNRVENSIDEVRAHIEGVRTEIVRISSGTLRVQEHALESQKQIHVTMEGFNEISQSAESLDEQAQSFRSII comes from the coding sequence GTGGTTGAAGTTGCAAAAGCGGCGACAAATATTATAAAGCGGCAAAGTACCATCACTTCCATGGCGTCGAGCCTGCAGCAAATGGCCGTCAATTTGAATGAACGGGCTCATTTAGGTATTGTAGAAAATGAAAATTTGCTGCAAAGTATTGATGGCATTACAGAAGAATCTATTAAAAACAGTCAAACATTGACCGCTCTTCAAAAGCAGTCCGAAGATATCCAGAGCATTGTCCGAACGATTCGCGAAATTGCCGCTCAAACAAATCTTCTCGCTATCAATGTAGCTATTGAAGCGGCCCGCGCAGGAGAACACGGCCGGACATTTGATGTTGTCGCAAAAGAAGTGAGAAAGCTTTCTAATCGTGTAGAAAATTCGATTGATGAAGTACGCGCTCACATCGAGGGAGTTCGTACAGAAATCGTTCGAATCAGCTCTGGTACGCTGCGTGTGCAGGAACATGCTCTTGAAAGCCAAAAGCAAATTCATGTAACCATGGAAGGGTTTAATGAAATCTCCCAATCTGCAGAAAGTCTAGACGAGCAGGCGCAGTCTTTCCGGAGCATCATCTAA
- a CDS encoding arylamine N-acetyltransferase family protein, whose product MKELNKAFRKRIGFSEHEPVTFANLEMVLSRAAQALPFENLSILSGKTKEISEKNLIQKMILHNEGGLCYELNGLLYLFLIENGFKAVLVRGVVYSEPDQDWSRTGQTHAAVLLFHQGEKYLLDIGFGGNLPLVPVPLTGETVSSANGAFRIKREKTPYGDYLLEMKVNHKHTHWKKGYAFDSKSEITNVSELNPMQETIVHHPDSAFNKKPLVTRLTEQGNITLTSTSLTEWADGKEHKQEMTEETFGQSLKKYFNLEV is encoded by the coding sequence ATGAAAGAGTTAAATAAAGCTTTCCGTAAAAGAATTGGCTTTTCTGAACACGAACCGGTTACATTTGCGAACTTAGAAATGGTTTTGAGCAGAGCAGCCCAAGCCCTTCCTTTTGAGAACCTTTCTATTCTTTCTGGGAAAACAAAAGAGATCAGTGAGAAAAATCTGATTCAAAAAATGATTCTACATAATGAAGGCGGTCTTTGCTACGAACTGAATGGCCTTCTTTATCTTTTCTTAATTGAGAATGGCTTTAAGGCCGTTTTAGTGCGGGGCGTTGTTTACAGCGAGCCGGACCAGGATTGGAGCCGTACAGGCCAGACACATGCGGCTGTGCTTCTTTTTCATCAAGGGGAAAAATACTTACTTGATATAGGATTTGGCGGAAATCTTCCTTTAGTTCCTGTTCCGTTAACAGGAGAAACCGTTTCTTCTGCTAACGGCGCATTCCGGATTAAACGTGAGAAGACTCCCTATGGTGATTATCTGCTTGAAATGAAAGTAAACCACAAGCATACACACTGGAAAAAAGGATACGCATTTGATTCAAAGTCGGAAATAACAAATGTGTCTGAATTAAATCCTATGCAGGAAACGATTGTTCACCATCCTGACTCCGCTTTCAATAAAAAACCATTGGTTACCCGCTTGACGGAGCAAGGAAACATTACTTTAACGAGCACCTCACTGACTGAATGGGCAGACGGGAAAGAACACAAACAAGAAATGACAGAAGAAACATTTGGCCAATCGTTAAAAAAATATTTTAATTTAGAAGTATAA
- a CDS encoding anti-repressor SinI family protein yields MLDQDLDQGIVEEVLDTEWIALMKAAKSLGLSIEEIKEFLAANTVKNSAS; encoded by the coding sequence ATGCTGGATCAAGATCTTGATCAAGGGATTGTAGAAGAGGTATTGGACACTGAATGGATAGCACTAATGAAAGCTGCAAAAAGCCTCGGCCTGTCAATTGAAGAAATTAAAGAATTTTTAGCTGCCAATACTGTAAAAAACTCTGCTTCATAA
- a CDS encoding TetR/AcrR family transcriptional regulator translates to MKTDKGQSRAAGRPRSEEARKAIICTVIEIIEQKGFSALSIERVAVEANVSKATIYRWWKNKEALLISAFLEMTEAKFDYIPSLKLEENLTKQLEELAKVLKSSLGKALLSVVIENHEVSEQFSSSFLYPRRNTTKSILKQGIQNGHICEESDIDASLDMLFGAVYLKAAIYKQEIDQAYITHLVEGLLKGIQSK, encoded by the coding sequence ATGAAAACGGATAAAGGTCAAAGCAGGGCAGCCGGACGGCCGCGAAGTGAAGAAGCTAGAAAAGCCATTATTTGCACCGTTATAGAAATAATTGAACAAAAAGGATTTTCAGCTCTTTCAATCGAACGGGTAGCGGTAGAAGCAAACGTCAGCAAAGCAACGATTTACCGCTGGTGGAAAAACAAAGAGGCACTTCTAATAAGTGCTTTTTTAGAAATGACAGAAGCCAAATTCGATTACATTCCTTCACTGAAGCTGGAGGAAAATTTAACAAAACAATTAGAGGAACTTGCGAAAGTGCTGAAAAGCTCTTTAGGCAAAGCTTTGCTTTCTGTGGTGATTGAAAACCATGAGGTTTCTGAACAATTTTCTTCTTCCTTTTTATACCCAAGAAGAAATACAACCAAGAGCATTTTAAAGCAGGGAATTCAAAACGGCCATATTTGTGAAGAAAGTGATATAGACGCTTCCCTCGATATGCTGTTTGGCGCCGTGTATTTAAAAGCAGCGATTTACAAGCAGGAAATTGATCAGGCATATATTACACATTTAGTAGAAGGTCTTTTAAAAGGAATTCAATCAAAATAA
- a CDS encoding MFS transporter, whose translation MNPLSSSAPRSENHSFITLLLFWCGLVLLSSMYVTLPLTTLFMDSFGITSAQTAWIGSSFSLCYALGCLLYGPFSDKYGRKIFLAGSISLLSVITISIGFVESFHALLVLRGLQGLVAAAFAPISLVYAGELFPPHKRLTAIGFISSGFLMASIVGQVFSGMVSEAFGWQSIFFVLGAVYLITAIAVIFRLPKEQTPKSAESILRKFSNMTGLLRNTQLLLAFSITFVLLLSLVGMYTVLGSYLSSARFGLQSGEILAVRGAGILGMLFSPFAGQIAQKIGLGAVLKGGLAMAAAGLLAIGFSPTLPILVLATIIFVAGIALVTPVVISLVSQLAGNARGSAVSFNAFVLFLGASAGPGLVMGLSKTERYVLALDLLSAVMVIALLVSLFIKAEAKAPIEAAAKQQISQ comes from the coding sequence TTGAACCCATTATCAAGTTCTGCTCCTCGCAGTGAGAACCATTCTTTCATCACTCTTTTATTGTTTTGGTGCGGGCTGGTTCTGTTAAGCAGTATGTATGTTACTCTCCCTTTAACTACCTTGTTCATGGACTCATTTGGGATTACCAGTGCTCAGACAGCCTGGATTGGAAGTTCTTTTTCACTTTGTTATGCGCTAGGCTGCCTGCTGTATGGCCCGTTTTCTGATAAATATGGCCGCAAGATCTTTTTAGCTGGCAGTATTTCTCTTTTATCCGTTATCACGATCAGTATTGGTTTCGTTGAAAGCTTTCATGCCCTTCTTGTCCTGCGGGGCTTGCAGGGGTTGGTTGCAGCAGCATTTGCGCCTATTTCCCTTGTGTATGCAGGAGAATTATTCCCTCCCCATAAACGCTTAACGGCCATTGGATTTATCAGCTCTGGATTCCTCATGGCCAGTATTGTCGGTCAGGTGTTCAGCGGTATGGTTAGTGAAGCGTTCGGCTGGCAATCTATCTTTTTTGTTCTGGGTGCTGTTTATCTTATTACGGCCATAGCTGTTATATTTCGCCTTCCTAAAGAACAAACACCTAAATCAGCAGAAAGCATTCTTCGTAAATTCAGCAATATGACCGGGCTTTTAAGAAATACTCAGCTTTTGCTTGCTTTTTCGATTACCTTTGTGCTACTACTTTCACTCGTTGGCATGTATACAGTATTAGGCAGTTACCTGAGCTCAGCCCGTTTTGGCCTTCAATCTGGAGAAATATTGGCTGTCCGCGGAGCCGGCATTCTAGGCATGCTTTTTTCTCCATTCGCTGGTCAAATTGCTCAAAAAATCGGACTGGGTGCTGTCTTGAAAGGCGGCTTAGCTATGGCAGCAGCCGGGCTTTTAGCTATTGGGTTCAGTCCCACGCTTCCAATCCTTGTTTTAGCAACGATTATATTTGTAGCCGGTATTGCCTTGGTCACGCCTGTTGTGATTTCACTGGTCAGCCAGCTGGCCGGAAATGCCCGGGGAAGTGCCGTATCGTTTAACGCCTTCGTTCTTTTCCTTGGCGCAAGCGCGGGTCCAGGGCTTGTGATGGGCCTTTCTAAAACCGAGCGATATGTGCTGGCGCTTGATTTATTAAGTGCCGTTATGGTCATCGCTCTGCTCGTTTCCCTGTTTATTAAAGCAGAAGCTAAAGCGCCTATTGAGGCAGCTGCCAAACAGCAAATCAGCCAATAA
- a CDS encoding MFS transporter, with the protein MSESISQLEEKRRERLIFILAFALVISVMNSTMFNIAIPAITDEFGLKPSQAGWIVTGYIIVYAIGSVMYGKLADQYKLKTLLTAGLLFFAVGSVIGFTAANFWMIVAGRLLQAAGASVMPATSMIIPSRYFTPETRGRALGITSAGMALGTAIGPIVAGFVTSFISWHYLFIVSLLVLVTLPFFRKYLNDEAEKQKTNIDLAGAAFLAGTLALLLLAVTKSAPLLAAAGAVLFVFFLWRMNMANDPFIRLSLFRNKHYSIGILVSALSSGIGFGIPYLTPLLLQTVNGLSPLMSGLVMFPGALVAAVLGKKAGLLADQKGNHFLAYTALLSFFLGYGFLALIAGLSPLIVMAVLLLACIGQTFIQIALGNTVSQSLPKEHAGVGMGVFMMTNFIAGATSITFISKALEVHHTLIQLNPFLHNQESINYSNIYAVLALLIAAVAFIYSSTFKKQSV; encoded by the coding sequence ATGAGTGAATCAATTTCACAACTAGAGGAAAAGCGAAGGGAAAGACTTATCTTTATTTTGGCTTTTGCTCTTGTGATTTCCGTAATGAATTCAACCATGTTTAACATAGCCATTCCGGCTATTACAGATGAATTTGGGCTGAAGCCTTCTCAAGCCGGGTGGATTGTCACCGGTTATATTATTGTGTATGCGATCGGCTCTGTGATGTACGGAAAGCTGGCAGATCAGTACAAACTTAAAACACTATTGACTGCAGGCCTTCTGTTTTTTGCTGTTGGATCGGTGATTGGATTTACCGCAGCTAACTTTTGGATGATTGTAGCCGGCCGCCTTCTTCAGGCAGCTGGAGCCTCCGTTATGCCTGCTACGTCCATGATTATTCCCTCCCGTTACTTTACCCCTGAAACAAGGGGGAGGGCGCTCGGTATTACTTCTGCAGGGATGGCGCTGGGAACAGCGATCGGACCGATCGTCGCTGGATTTGTGACCAGTTTTATCAGCTGGCACTATCTTTTTATCGTATCCCTCCTAGTGTTGGTAACTCTGCCATTTTTCCGAAAGTATTTGAATGATGAAGCGGAAAAGCAAAAAACAAATATTGACCTGGCAGGGGCTGCTTTTCTTGCTGGCACACTGGCACTGCTTCTGCTGGCAGTTACGAAGTCTGCGCCGCTTCTTGCTGCAGCCGGAGCAGTTCTGTTTGTTTTCTTTTTATGGAGAATGAATATGGCGAATGATCCATTTATCCGCCTTTCTCTTTTTAGAAACAAGCATTACTCTATTGGCATCCTTGTTTCTGCCTTAAGTTCCGGCATTGGATTTGGCATTCCGTATTTGACTCCGCTCCTGCTGCAAACCGTTAATGGATTATCCCCCTTAATGAGCGGACTTGTGATGTTTCCAGGCGCGCTGGTGGCGGCTGTTCTAGGGAAAAAAGCGGGTTTATTAGCAGATCAAAAAGGAAACCACTTTCTGGCTTATACGGCTCTCTTAAGCTTTTTCCTTGGTTATGGCTTTTTGGCACTGATTGCCGGATTGTCCCCTTTAATCGTCATGGCCGTTTTGCTTCTTGCCTGCATTGGACAGACATTTATTCAAATTGCCCTTGGCAACACAGTCTCACAGTCTCTTCCAAAAGAGCATGCGGGAGTAGGAATGGGTGTTTTTATGATGACAAACTTTATTGCCGGAGCTACATCTATTACATTCATCAGTAAAGCGCTAGAGGTTCACCATACGTTGATTCAGCTGAATCCGTTTCTTCACAATCAGGAAAGCATTAACTACAGCAACATTTATGCGGTTTTGGCTCTTTTAATTGCTGCAGTGGCTTTTATCTACTCAAGTACCTTTAAAAAACAATCTGTTTAA
- a CDS encoding quercetin 2,3-dioxygenase, with the protein MTQLWTNTLPKEKIPYLLRGGEGERYLFGRQVATVMADAKSTGDLFEMVLLSGGKGDSFPLHLHENSQEGILVLDGKLELTLNGEKHLLLPGDYAHIPAGTLHGYKMGSHRTRFVSYTMGENTAHLYSILGDSYNKIEHPPYAAGEVSRDRFSKAAACADVIFHKDDDQEGEAKLVENAVLPDKMVPYVLESGEGDRLLTGDQLHRIIATQDTTDGQFIIVSSEGPKGDRIVDHYHEQHTETFFCLEGQMTMWANGEEIHLNPGDFLHVPAHTVHSYRLDSAYTKIAGLLVSGLFEPFFRTLGDPYEHHIFPAHPQALRFDRVIQNIEKLDLKMAHKVNA; encoded by the coding sequence ATGACTCAACTATGGACAAATACTTTACCAAAAGAAAAAATACCTTACTTGCTTCGCGGTGGAGAAGGAGAACGTTACCTTTTTGGTCGGCAGGTAGCAACGGTGATGGCGGATGCCAAAAGCACAGGCGATCTTTTTGAAATGGTGCTGTTATCCGGAGGAAAAGGTGATTCTTTTCCGTTACACCTTCATGAAAACAGCCAGGAAGGAATTTTAGTCTTAGACGGAAAACTAGAGCTTACGCTTAATGGAGAAAAGCACCTGCTGCTGCCTGGAGATTACGCTCATATCCCGGCAGGAACGCTTCATGGATACAAAATGGGAAGTCATCGAACGAGATTCGTATCCTATACGATGGGTGAAAATACAGCGCATCTTTATTCCATTCTAGGAGACTCATATAACAAGATCGAGCATCCACCTTATGCTGCTGGGGAAGTAAGCCGTGATCGATTTTCAAAAGCAGCTGCTTGTGCTGATGTGATTTTTCATAAGGATGATGACCAGGAAGGTGAAGCGAAGCTGGTTGAAAATGCTGTTTTGCCAGATAAGATGGTTCCTTATGTGCTTGAGTCAGGAGAGGGAGACCGGCTTTTAACAGGTGACCAGCTCCACAGAATTATAGCGACTCAAGACACGACGGATGGCCAGTTTATTATCGTTTCATCTGAAGGCCCAAAAGGAGACCGTATTGTAGACCATTATCATGAACAGCATACGGAAACTTTTTTCTGCCTCGAAGGACAGATGACGATGTGGGCAAACGGAGAAGAAATTCATTTAAATCCGGGAGATTTCCTGCACGTTCCTGCTCATACAGTGCATTCTTACCGTTTGGATTCAGCTTATACAAAAATCGCAGGGCTGCTCGTTTCCGGTTTATTTGAGCCGTTCTTCCGTACGCTGGGCGATCCATATGAACATCATATTTTCCCAGCCCATCCGCAGGCACTTCGTTTCGACCGGGTTATTCAAAACATAGAGAAACTGGATTTGAAAATGGCCCATAAAGTGAACGCTTAA
- a CDS encoding TetR/AcrR family transcriptional regulator → MKNKPDSREKILQTASRLFQLQGYHATGLNQILKESGAPKGSLYYYFPNGKEELAVEAVRYTSQYIGGIIQENMEKTDDPVEAVQLFIAQTARQFDHPESIQGVPVGLLAAETALISEPLRTACVEAFTKWESLFAQKLVRSGMEQEEAEKLGVLISSMVGGSVMRSLTDKDKTPLLLLSDIIPSLIPRKG, encoded by the coding sequence ATGAAAAACAAACCAGACTCACGCGAGAAAATTCTTCAAACCGCTTCACGTCTTTTTCAGCTTCAAGGGTATCATGCAACAGGATTAAATCAGATTTTAAAAGAAAGTGGAGCACCGAAAGGCTCTCTTTATTACTATTTCCCAAATGGAAAAGAAGAGTTAGCGGTTGAGGCTGTTCGTTATACAAGCCAATATATCGGGGGAATTATACAGGAGAATATGGAAAAAACAGATGACCCTGTAGAGGCGGTGCAGTTATTTATTGCCCAAACGGCAAGGCAGTTTGATCATCCGGAAAGCATACAGGGTGTGCCTGTCGGTTTGCTGGCAGCAGAAACGGCTTTGATCAGCGAACCTTTGCGTACAGCTTGTGTTGAAGCATTTACAAAATGGGAATCTCTTTTTGCTCAAAAACTCGTGCGAAGCGGGATGGAACAAGAAGAAGCAGAGAAATTAGGAGTGCTTATCAGTTCGATGGTTGGGGGAAGTGTAATGCGCTCATTGACAGACAAAGATAAAACCCCGCTCTTACTGCTGTCTGACATCATACCAAGTTTAATACCGAGAAAAGGATAG
- a CDS encoding DUF192 domain-containing protein, translating to MKRKIKIISGERKTKLTVQIANTQEKIEKGLMFVEKLPENEGMLFMYGEKIYGGFWMKNTLIPLSIAFLDSDGKILKIMDMEPCKEEECRMYDPELSYRYALEVNLGWFERNQIKEGDYVFSD from the coding sequence GTGAAAAGAAAGATCAAAATAATAAGTGGAGAAAGGAAAACCAAATTAACCGTTCAAATTGCAAACACGCAAGAAAAAATAGAAAAGGGCCTAATGTTTGTTGAAAAATTACCCGAAAACGAGGGAATGTTATTTATGTACGGAGAAAAAATATATGGCGGTTTTTGGATGAAAAACACCTTAATTCCATTGTCTATTGCTTTTCTTGATTCAGATGGAAAAATACTCAAAATAATGGATATGGAGCCATGTAAAGAGGAAGAATGCCGTATGTATGATCCCGAACTTTCTTATCGTTATGCACTTGAAGTAAATCTTGGATGGTTTGAAAGAAATCAAATTAAAGAAGGCGATTATGTATTCTCAGATTAA
- a CDS encoding cell wall hydrolase: MPRVSYRSSDVDLMARMMRAEAEAEGAQGMLYVGNVIVNRLKANCLDFKNLRTVPHVIYQIQGNNYAFEAVQKGNLFYHRARTEEKRLAKQALDYWRQQPGKYALWYFNPYAPCPPTWYGQPFAGQYKNHCFYEPRPGTCDPVYT, translated from the coding sequence ATGCCAAGAGTAAGTTACCGAAGTTCAGACGTTGACTTAATGGCAAGGATGATGAGAGCAGAAGCCGAAGCCGAAGGAGCACAGGGAATGTTGTATGTTGGAAATGTAATTGTTAATCGCCTTAAAGCAAATTGTTTAGACTTTAAAAATTTAAGAACCGTTCCCCATGTTATTTATCAAATACAAGGAAATAATTATGCCTTTGAAGCTGTTCAAAAAGGTAATTTATTTTATCATCGAGCGAGAACGGAAGAAAAAAGATTAGCAAAACAGGCTTTGGATTACTGGAGACAACAACCAGGGAAATATGCCCTTTGGTATTTTAATCCATATGCTCCATGCCCTCCAACATGGTATGGCCAGCCTTTCGCCGGTCAATATAAAAATCACTGTTTTTATGAACCAAGACCTGGAACGTGTGATCCTGTTTATACTTAA
- a CDS encoding heavy-metal-associated domain-containing protein: MQSGSIMVKDMHSMRDADTVLDALLSVWGIGQAEINLEKNEAVFTYDEQMASSHDFEQAIIDSGFTIYSDDENKLNVKEINESHENM, translated from the coding sequence ATGCAGTCAGGTTCAATTATGGTGAAAGATATGCACAGCATGAGAGATGCAGATACGGTTTTAGATGCCCTTCTTTCGGTTTGGGGCATTGGGCAGGCTGAAATCAATTTGGAAAAGAATGAAGCCGTCTTTACGTACGATGAACAAATGGCGTCTTCACATGACTTTGAGCAGGCGATTATTGATTCTGGTTTTACGATTTACTCGGATGATGAGAATAAACTAAATGTGAAGGAGATAAATGAGTCACATGAAAATATGTGA
- a CDS encoding DUF1641 domain-containing protein: MAQAIRKISKRVPDQQEEQAQAAAEIMRELTENKEAVLGMIQLMKGLQEMGIYDALRGMLENRTEVGAIAIQQINQPFMHNVIKNGMNGAKFLGSLSPEQTDKMMRGVGLGLQKMAEASQQEEPQSLWKMRKKLKSPEIKASIAAMAAFMEGLGTAFVQPSHHEQNKKG, encoded by the coding sequence ATGGCACAGGCTATCCGGAAAATCAGCAAAAGAGTTCCTGACCAGCAGGAAGAACAAGCACAGGCTGCAGCCGAAATTATGCGGGAGCTTACGGAAAACAAAGAAGCTGTCCTTGGCATGATCCAATTAATGAAAGGCCTTCAGGAAATGGGGATTTATGATGCGCTGAGAGGGATGCTGGAGAACCGTACAGAAGTCGGTGCTATTGCGATTCAGCAGATCAACCAGCCCTTCATGCACAACGTGATTAAAAATGGCATGAACGGCGCTAAATTCCTTGGCTCACTTTCGCCGGAACAGACCGATAAGATGATGAGAGGAGTCGGCCTCGGACTTCAAAAAATGGCTGAGGCAAGCCAGCAGGAAGAACCTCAAAGCTTATGGAAGATGCGGAAAAAACTAAAAAGCCCGGAAATAAAAGCGTCGATCGCGGCCATGGCAGCTTTTATGGAAGGGCTGGGTACGGCTTTTGTTCAGCCTTCCCACCATGAACAGAATAAGAAAGGGTGA